One part of the Bacteroidetes bacterium SB0662_bin_6 genome encodes these proteins:
- a CDS encoding tetratricopeptide repeat protein, translated as MRRIVKHISLCSQGLIASVILAVACTTGPVQPVLAQSDEANAVSDQDKGVHYSLYYEDFKNRNYLSALPNLQWILRNAPDYPRNDDRNFERTVELYTALATDSPSEEGKQAHLDSAYVWFDRSIANMREGDIEFDEAQWLLRKGRFLQEHSQSLSSEAPTFASVYNEVYTMIGCNIDAYYVRIIIDDAARNGDKQRAVNLTDEAETCYPDNTDVAAYLTEIRNALFSTPEERLEFLQTRLENTPDNIEVAAELFDIYLELGYRDEAAELGDRLLEMDPSPLTYRRLGQLHLQDGNATRALSYYEQALELLGDDADVTVRRDILYNLGIARQQDGAVSQARSFFRQAIQVDANFGQAYIAIGDLYAAAVSNCGTFEREDRAVYWLAVDYYQQARARDSSVSAQANQKIATYRRSFPDQEALFFQNWEPGQPYRVDYGCYSWINETTTVRAP; from the coding sequence ATGCGGCGCATCGTAAAGCATATCTCCCTGTGTAGCCAAGGGCTCATTGCATCCGTAATCCTTGCGGTTGCATGCACCACCGGACCAGTGCAGCCTGTCCTCGCGCAATCCGACGAGGCAAACGCAGTAAGCGACCAGGACAAAGGCGTGCACTACAGCCTCTACTACGAGGATTTCAAAAACAGGAATTATCTGAGCGCCCTGCCGAACCTGCAATGGATCCTCCGGAACGCACCCGATTACCCACGGAATGACGACCGGAATTTCGAGCGAACCGTGGAACTCTACACAGCGCTGGCCACGGACTCGCCGAGTGAAGAGGGCAAACAAGCGCATCTCGACTCGGCGTACGTATGGTTCGATCGATCCATCGCAAACATGCGAGAAGGAGACATTGAATTCGACGAAGCCCAATGGCTGCTCCGAAAAGGGCGCTTCCTGCAAGAACACAGTCAATCGCTGAGCAGCGAGGCGCCTACATTCGCCTCGGTCTACAACGAAGTCTACACCATGATAGGGTGTAATATCGATGCATACTATGTACGTATTATCATCGACGACGCCGCCCGGAATGGCGACAAGCAGCGCGCCGTGAACCTGACGGACGAAGCCGAAACATGCTATCCCGACAATACGGATGTCGCTGCGTACCTCACGGAGATACGCAACGCCCTGTTCAGCACCCCGGAAGAACGCCTTGAGTTTCTCCAGACACGACTGGAAAACACCCCGGATAACATAGAGGTGGCCGCAGAACTCTTCGACATCTATCTCGAACTGGGCTACCGTGACGAGGCTGCAGAACTCGGCGACCGTCTGCTCGAAATGGATCCATCGCCCCTGACGTACCGCCGCCTTGGTCAACTTCATCTCCAGGATGGAAATGCAACCCGGGCGCTGTCCTATTATGAGCAGGCCCTCGAACTCCTCGGCGACGACGCCGACGTCACGGTCCGGCGGGATATTTTGTACAATCTGGGAATCGCCCGGCAACAGGACGGCGCCGTTTCCCAGGCACGATCCTTTTTCCGGCAGGCCATCCAGGTGGATGCAAATTTCGGGCAGGCATACATCGCCATCGGCGACCTGTACGCCGCCGCCGTATCGAATTGCGGCACATTCGAGCGGGAAGACCGGGCCGTTTACTGGCTGGCGGTGGATTATTATCAGCAGGCCCGGGCAAGGGACTCGAGTGTATCAGCGCAGGCGAATCAGAAAATCGCCACCTACCGGCGCAGTTTTCCGGATCAGGAAGCACTCTTTTTCCAAAACTGGGAGCCAGGGCAACCCTATCGCGTGGATTACGGCTGTTACTCGTGGATCAACGAAACGACCACCGTGCGCGCCCCGTAG
- a CDS encoding phosphopyruvate hydratase has protein sequence MMQIEHITARQILDSRGNPTVEVDVITSDGFRGRAAVPSGASTGEHEAVELRDGDNGVYMGKGVLDAVRNVNEIIAPELTGQDVLDQVSVDNTLIDLDGTENKGRLGANALLGVSLAVAKAAAENLGLPLYRYIGGTNASTLPVPMMNIINGGHHADNSVDMQEFMIMPIGASSFSEALRVGAEIFHTLRRVLKEKGYNTAVGDEGGFAPDLRSNDEAVEVILEAISQAGYEAGRDVYLALDPATSEMYRDGYYLFWKSDPNTKRSASDMIDFWENWVNQYPILSIEDGLAEDDWDGWKELTDRLGSRIQLVGDDLFVTNTDRLQQGISDGAANSILIKLNQIGTLTETLQAIELAHTHGYTAVISHRSGETEDATIADLAVATNAGQIKTGSASRSDRIAKYNQLLRIEELLESAASFPGIGALRLGAIEQ, from the coding sequence ATTATGCAGATAGAACACATCACTGCCCGGCAGATTCTCGACAGCCGTGGTAATCCAACCGTCGAAGTCGATGTCATCACATCGGATGGGTTTCGTGGACGCGCCGCCGTCCCGAGCGGAGCATCCACGGGAGAACACGAAGCCGTGGAACTACGGGATGGGGACAACGGCGTCTATATGGGCAAAGGCGTACTGGACGCTGTCCGGAACGTGAACGAAATAATCGCCCCGGAATTGACCGGGCAGGATGTGCTGGACCAGGTTTCTGTGGACAATACGCTGATCGACCTTGACGGCACCGAAAACAAGGGGCGGCTTGGAGCCAATGCCCTGCTCGGCGTATCGCTTGCGGTCGCCAAGGCCGCCGCGGAGAATCTTGGTCTTCCCCTCTACCGATATATCGGCGGGACCAATGCCTCTACGCTTCCTGTACCGATGATGAACATCATCAACGGAGGGCATCATGCGGATAACAGCGTGGATATGCAGGAATTCATGATCATGCCGATCGGGGCAAGTTCCTTCAGCGAAGCACTCCGCGTCGGCGCCGAGATTTTCCATACGCTGCGAAGGGTGCTTAAGGAAAAGGGATACAATACAGCGGTGGGGGACGAAGGCGGCTTTGCCCCTGACCTGCGTTCCAACGACGAAGCCGTGGAGGTCATCCTCGAAGCCATTTCGCAGGCCGGATACGAAGCGGGGCGGGATGTCTATCTGGCCCTGGATCCGGCCACCTCCGAAATGTACCGGGACGGGTATTATCTTTTCTGGAAGAGCGATCCGAATACAAAGCGATCCGCCTCGGACATGATCGACTTCTGGGAAAACTGGGTTAATCAGTATCCTATCCTCTCCATCGAGGACGGTCTGGCCGAAGATGACTGGGACGGCTGGAAAGAACTTACGGACCGTCTCGGGAGCCGGATCCAACTCGTCGGGGACGATCTATTTGTGACGAATACTGATCGGTTGCAACAAGGCATCAGCGACGGAGCAGCCAACTCCATACTGATCAAACTGAATCAGATCGGCACACTGACGGAAACGCTTCAGGCCATCGAGCTCGCGCACACCCATGGATATACGGCGGTGATCAGCCATCGCTCCGGCGAAACCGAAGATGCGACCATTGCGGATCTTGCCGTAGCCACGAATGCCGGTCAGATCAAGACCGGTTCCGCAAGCCGCAGCGACCGCATCGCAAAATACAATCAATTACTGCGCATTGAGGAGTTGCTCGAGTCCGCAGCTTCTTTTCCCGGCATCGGCGCGCTCCGTCTCGGCGCCATAGAACAATAG
- a CDS encoding glycogen synthase — protein MRILFVSDEVNPFSQSSSTATIVRHLPEQLHNEGGYEMRIMMPRYGIVSERRNRLHEVIRLSGTRIQMGNRTETLKVKVASIPGIRLQVYFMDNDYYFKRKGIYQTVQNDQLFEDNLERALFFGRASLETIRKLGWAPDIIHAFGWMSGFVPMLLQTEYAGDDIFGDTQSVFTPHPVSFDAAICEAFAEAEGLTDTLPLSGKDLNHVGNMFADATISLPQIEEKAASALSFADTPGEQFEMARSVYEQLLSKVAA, from the coding sequence ATGAGGATTCTCTTCGTATCCGATGAAGTAAATCCTTTCTCGCAATCTTCAAGCACAGCGACCATCGTCCGACACCTCCCCGAGCAACTCCACAACGAGGGAGGATACGAAATGCGCATCATGATGCCCCGATACGGCATCGTCAGCGAACGCAGGAACCGTCTTCACGAAGTAATCCGGCTTTCGGGAACGCGCATCCAAATGGGCAACCGCACGGAAACACTCAAAGTGAAAGTGGCTTCCATCCCGGGGATACGCCTGCAGGTCTACTTCATGGACAATGATTATTATTTCAAACGGAAAGGCATCTATCAAACCGTCCAGAACGATCAGCTTTTTGAAGACAATCTGGAGCGGGCATTGTTTTTTGGACGGGCATCGCTCGAAACGATCCGGAAACTGGGATGGGCCCCGGATATTATCCATGCTTTCGGATGGATGAGCGGTTTTGTCCCTATGTTGTTGCAAACCGAATATGCCGGCGACGATATTTTCGGGGACACGCAAAGCGTGTTCACCCCGCATCCGGTTTCTTTCGATGCCGCAATCTGCGAAGCATTTGCCGAGGCCGAGGGCCTGACCGATACATTGCCTCTTTCCGGTAAGGACCTAAACCACGTCGGCAACATGTTCGCCGACGCCACCATCTCCCTCCCGCAGATTGAAGAAAAGGCGGCGAGCGCATTATCCTTCGCCGACACGCCGGGAGAACAGTTCGAAATGGCCCGATCGGTCTATGAACAATTGCTGAGCAAGGTAGCAGCCTGA
- a CDS encoding septum formation initiator family protein produces the protein MPSSRLSLSTDTKRRLGKIILWAIVAAALGSFVFLDSHSLLKRMTWRNEYTEVRQENERLRADIEQLEKEVSEGLSDEAVEKIAREEYGMHRPGETVYPVEERTHAKTDAPESRQHETMNESPDHASERQRTAND, from the coding sequence ATGCCGTCCTCCCGGTTATCTCTGTCTACGGACACGAAACGGCGCCTGGGTAAAATAATCCTGTGGGCTATTGTAGCAGCCGCCCTCGGCTCGTTCGTATTCCTTGACAGCCACAGCCTCCTCAAACGTATGACGTGGCGCAACGAATACACGGAAGTGCGCCAGGAAAACGAAAGGCTGCGTGCCGACATCGAACAACTCGAAAAAGAAGTTAGCGAAGGTCTCTCCGACGAAGCAGTGGAAAAAATCGCGCGTGAGGAATATGGCATGCACCGTCCCGGCGAAACGGTGTACCCTGTCGAAGAGCGCACCCACGCCAAAACGGATGCGCCGGAAAGTCGGCAACATGAAACCATGAACGAATCTCCGGACCACGCATCCGAACGCCAGCGCACTGCAAACGATTGA
- a CDS encoding YjgP/YjgQ family permease has protein sequence MNRFDRHIVFRLLSGFAALIAALIVFFIVLHYVEFIDDFLDRGATMREVFLVYYPNYIPEIARLTAPLALFLSCVYLTGRLSQSLQLSTLQTSGVSLYRLLVPYLATGIAVTACMFWFNGWVVPETNRTVLEFELRFLKDAPRVIETNNIHRQHSPGSYISVGYYDRRNETAHRISLQHFNEANRLVQRIDGVRMSWIDSLSIWQIHQPVVRTFSKDVETRQVLTRIDTTLTILPRDLARTERDVESMTIPDAARYIRDIERSGAGGLGRTQVGYYAKFAWPFANLILVLIGMPLAATRRQGGQAMQIGIGLFVAFLYLTVQKITEPLGYTGVLPPSVAVWLPHALFLAAAIFLLVRVRK, from the coding sequence GTGAACCGATTCGACCGTCATATTGTTTTCCGGCTTCTGAGCGGTTTTGCGGCGCTCATCGCGGCGCTCATCGTGTTCTTCATTGTCCTGCATTACGTTGAATTCATTGACGATTTCCTGGATCGCGGCGCTACGATGCGTGAGGTTTTTCTTGTTTATTATCCCAATTACATCCCGGAAATCGCCCGACTTACGGCGCCGCTGGCGCTTTTTCTGTCCTGCGTGTACCTGACCGGGCGCCTGTCCCAAAGCCTGCAACTCTCCACACTTCAGACCAGCGGCGTTTCGCTCTACCGGTTGCTGGTTCCATATCTCGCCACGGGCATCGCCGTGACCGCGTGCATGTTCTGGTTCAACGGTTGGGTAGTGCCCGAAACCAACCGCACCGTGCTCGAATTCGAGTTGCGCTTCCTGAAAGATGCTCCCCGGGTCATAGAAACGAACAACATCCATCGGCAACACAGCCCGGGGTCATACATCTCCGTGGGATATTACGATCGACGCAACGAGACCGCCCATCGAATCTCCCTGCAGCATTTCAATGAAGCGAACCGTCTTGTACAGCGCATTGACGGGGTACGTATGAGCTGGATCGATTCCCTGTCGATCTGGCAGATTCACCAACCCGTCGTACGCACGTTTTCGAAGGACGTCGAGACGCGGCAGGTGCTGACCCGAATCGACACAACTCTGACGATTCTCCCGCGCGACCTCGCCCGCACCGAGCGTGATGTGGAATCCATGACGATTCCCGACGCGGCAAGATACATTCGTGACATCGAGCGTTCCGGCGCCGGTGGGCTCGGACGTACGCAAGTCGGATATTACGCCAAATTCGCCTGGCCTTTCGCGAACCTTATTCTCGTCCTGATCGGCATGCCGCTCGCAGCAACTCGGCGGCAAGGCGGGCAAGCCATGCAGATTGGCATCGGACTCTTTGTCGCCTTCCTGTACCTTACCGTGCAGAAGATCACAGAGCCGCTGGGGTATACCGGGGTGCTACCTCCTTCCGTAGCGGTATGGCTGCCGCACGCATTGTTCCTTGCCGCGGCTATTTTCCTGCTGGTGCGGGTGCGGAAATAA
- a CDS encoding LPS-assembly protein LptD, producing the protein MIGVRRPFLAALLFLAGNALPIPCLAQNADAPIRFSAKDSLVISFSEENDIGRLYNYAEIAYKEAELYAFRIDILFDQDELHASGFESDTGAVGTPSFTQGSEAFEGDHISFNAATERGRVTGARTTLDEGFIRASVVKVGEDSTLYVAEGAYTTCECLDDPSYSLRSSKMKIVDQEWIYTGPIRLYLFNIPTPLWLPFGFVPAREGRRSGPLPPRYGEDERGFYLRNWGWYQAINEYMDARVEFGLWTRGSFQVTPQFRYAKRYRYSGQILVDYLKNRNGERGDPDFSEFGTGRLRWTHNQELNPTTRLRANVDLSSSSYLRTSSERYDDRVRQTVQSSAGFSKTWRRAGRNLALNLSHHQNLENGNVRVVLPSLTFRQSARKPFERENRPGGGRWYERITYDYSLNTDNRYNFVPNDTTDIAWYEALISPSKYREATGGSEPFAFKAAHRVNIGAGLPALSRTFPVHLVPNINYTEDWFIQTERRQVDETGRVTVEKAPDFLALRQFSTGVSMNTTFYGIFPLRIGPLDGLRHTVRPSMSFNYRPDFYADAWGYTASYTDANGERQRYALVPGVQRFGQQSMSFSVDNVFETRHVSTDSTGTEHRNVVRLLNAGLATGYNFAADSMKLGDLRMNARTRIAGNLSLNMGATFSPYALNTEGTRVVNRFLFSDRPWLPVRPTLFRVSLNTSFQSERTGPERPFNRLRSRDLPAGAGMPGGALFTGNDTFRSPYSGTLDSYADFAIPWSLRLDLSYNYSKLFSDSRRTAALNAQFDFNLTPDWKIQGRSGYDFEAKKLIYTSVSVFRDFDCWEMAINWVPFGPYQSYSFDLHVKSGQLRDLLRLRQPRSDIRGRFGRLRN; encoded by the coding sequence ATGATCGGGGTTCGCCGACCATTTCTTGCTGCGCTGCTTTTCCTCGCGGGCAATGCCCTGCCCATCCCCTGCCTGGCCCAGAATGCAGACGCCCCTATCCGGTTTTCCGCGAAAGATTCGCTGGTGATATCCTTCAGCGAGGAGAACGATATAGGGAGATTGTACAATTATGCAGAAATTGCATACAAAGAGGCCGAACTATACGCATTTCGCATAGATATTCTTTTTGACCAGGATGAATTGCATGCATCCGGCTTCGAAAGCGATACCGGCGCGGTTGGCACTCCATCATTTACACAAGGATCGGAAGCCTTCGAGGGAGATCATATCTCCTTTAATGCGGCCACGGAGCGAGGAAGGGTAACTGGCGCCCGCACTACTCTCGATGAGGGATTCATACGGGCCAGTGTAGTAAAAGTCGGGGAAGACAGTACCCTGTATGTGGCGGAAGGGGCCTATACGACGTGCGAATGCCTGGACGATCCTTCGTACTCGCTGCGGTCGAGCAAAATGAAAATCGTTGATCAGGAGTGGATCTACACGGGGCCTATTCGCCTCTATCTGTTCAATATTCCCACCCCGCTGTGGCTGCCGTTTGGTTTTGTGCCTGCCCGCGAAGGCCGGCGCAGCGGTCCCCTGCCCCCCCGCTACGGGGAGGACGAACGAGGATTTTATCTGCGCAACTGGGGATGGTACCAGGCGATCAACGAATATATGGACGCCCGGGTTGAATTCGGCCTATGGACCCGAGGCAGTTTCCAGGTCACGCCGCAATTCCGTTACGCAAAGCGATACCGCTATTCCGGGCAGATTCTCGTGGACTACCTGAAAAACCGGAACGGGGAGCGAGGCGATCCCGATTTTTCGGAATTCGGCACCGGGCGGCTGCGCTGGACCCATAATCAGGAACTGAACCCGACCACCAGGCTTCGCGCGAATGTCGATTTGTCTTCCTCAAGCTACCTGCGCACCTCTTCGGAACGGTACGACGATCGTGTCCGGCAAACGGTCCAGTCGAGCGCAGGGTTCAGTAAAACCTGGCGTAGAGCAGGACGCAATCTGGCCCTGAACCTTAGCCACCACCAAAATCTCGAAAACGGTAATGTCCGTGTAGTGTTGCCCAGCCTCACATTCCGCCAGAGTGCCCGCAAGCCGTTTGAGCGGGAGAACAGACCGGGGGGAGGGCGCTGGTATGAACGTATCACGTACGATTACAGCCTGAATACGGACAACCGGTACAACTTTGTCCCGAACGACACGACAGACATCGCATGGTACGAAGCACTGATCTCTCCCTCAAAATACCGGGAGGCGACCGGCGGGTCGGAACCCTTCGCCTTTAAAGCAGCACACCGGGTCAACATTGGAGCCGGACTTCCGGCGCTTTCCCGGACCTTTCCCGTGCACCTCGTCCCGAATATCAATTACACGGAGGACTGGTTTATCCAGACGGAACGCCGGCAGGTGGACGAAACAGGCCGGGTCACGGTCGAAAAGGCCCCGGATTTCCTTGCCCTGCGGCAATTTTCGACCGGGGTTTCCATGAATACGACATTCTACGGGATTTTTCCTTTGCGGATTGGCCCCCTCGATGGGCTGCGCCATACCGTCCGCCCCAGCATGAGCTTCAATTACCGTCCCGATTTTTATGCGGATGCCTGGGGCTATACAGCCTCGTATACCGATGCGAACGGAGAACGTCAACGATATGCGCTCGTCCCCGGCGTACAGCGCTTCGGACAACAAAGCATGAGTTTTTCGGTCGATAATGTATTCGAGACACGCCATGTCTCCACCGACTCCACCGGAACAGAACACAGGAATGTGGTCCGGCTGTTAAACGCGGGGTTAGCAACCGGCTACAACTTTGCCGCCGACTCGATGAAACTGGGGGATCTGCGCATGAACGCACGTACCCGGATCGCCGGCAATCTCAGCCTGAACATGGGCGCCACATTCTCTCCGTATGCCCTGAATACCGAAGGTACCCGGGTAGTCAATCGGTTCCTCTTCTCCGACCGGCCCTGGCTCCCCGTACGACCCACCTTGTTCAGGGTAAGCCTGAACACTTCGTTTCAAAGCGAACGAACCGGTCCGGAACGCCCCTTCAACAGGTTGCGCTCCCGTGATCTGCCCGCCGGTGCAGGTATGCCGGGAGGAGCGCTATTCACCGGAAACGACACGTTCCGGTCTCCATATTCGGGTACGTTAGACAGTTATGCCGACTTTGCCATCCCGTGGTCACTGCGCCTCGACTTGAGTTATAATTATTCCAAACTGTTCAGCGACTCGAGAAGAACCGCAGCGCTGAACGCCCAGTTCGATTTCAACCTGACACCGGACTGGAAAATACAGGGGCGCTCCGGATACGATTTCGAAGCGAAAAAACTCATCTATACCAGCGTGTCCGTTTTTCGCGATTTCGACTGCTGGGAAATGGCGATCAATTGGGTGCCCTTCGGGCCGTACCAGTCTTACAGCTTCGACCTGCACGTAAAAAGCGGGCAATTACGCGATCTTCTTCGCCTCCGGCAACCACGCTCCGACATAAGAGGGCGATTCGGAAGGCTGCGGAACTGA
- the sucC gene encoding ADP-forming succinate--CoA ligase subunit beta: MKLHEYQAKDILEGYGVAVSPGSVAYTVEEAVAAAEALQKEGVSLFVVKAQIHAGGRGKGGGVKLAKGIEEVREQAEAILGMQLVTPQTGPEGQRVRAVLITAAADIAKEYYAGVTLDRQRSMNVIMVSTEGGVEIEKVAEETPDKISKVWVDPMTGLQPFQARAAAFALGLEGAAFKQGVRFIAALYEAYTGIDASLAEINPLVRTGSGDLLAIDAKINLDDNALYRHADLAALRDLHEEDPLEVEAAEHRLNYIRLDGDVGCMVNGAGLAMATMDMIKLAGGEPANFLDVGGAAGVETVEQGFRIILKDPNVKAVLVNIFGGIVRCDRVAAGIVEAAANVNITVPLIVRLQGTNAEEGQKILQESGLELETAVLLKEAAARVTHALHGTA, encoded by the coding sequence ATGAAACTGCACGAATATCAGGCCAAGGATATCCTCGAAGGATACGGCGTTGCCGTATCGCCGGGGAGCGTAGCGTACACTGTCGAGGAAGCAGTGGCTGCTGCGGAGGCGCTGCAAAAAGAGGGCGTATCCCTGTTTGTCGTAAAGGCCCAGATACATGCAGGCGGACGGGGAAAGGGAGGAGGAGTCAAACTGGCCAAAGGGATTGAAGAGGTGCGTGAGCAGGCGGAAGCTATTCTTGGGATGCAACTGGTTACCCCGCAAACCGGGCCTGAGGGACAGCGGGTGCGGGCGGTATTGATCACCGCAGCTGCCGATATCGCGAAGGAATATTATGCAGGTGTGACGCTTGACAGACAGCGGAGCATGAACGTGATTATGGTTTCTACCGAGGGGGGCGTTGAAATCGAGAAGGTTGCGGAAGAAACCCCCGACAAGATAAGCAAGGTGTGGGTGGATCCCATGACCGGCCTGCAACCGTTTCAGGCGCGGGCCGCAGCGTTCGCATTGGGGCTTGAAGGAGCGGCTTTCAAGCAGGGCGTCCGGTTTATTGCCGCCCTGTATGAAGCGTATACCGGCATAGACGCCTCGCTGGCGGAGATCAACCCCCTTGTGCGGACAGGGAGTGGAGACCTGCTGGCCATCGACGCCAAAATAAATCTCGACGACAATGCACTGTATCGCCATGCGGATCTTGCTGCACTGCGCGATTTGCACGAAGAGGATCCGCTCGAGGTAGAGGCGGCCGAGCATCGCCTCAACTATATTCGCCTCGACGGCGATGTAGGGTGTATGGTCAATGGCGCCGGCCTTGCCATGGCTACCATGGACATGATCAAATTGGCCGGGGGAGAACCGGCCAACTTTCTTGATGTGGGCGGCGCCGCCGGCGTGGAAACCGTGGAGCAGGGCTTTCGGATCATCCTGAAAGACCCCAATGTCAAAGCAGTGCTCGTGAATATTTTCGGCGGCATCGTACGGTGTGACCGGGTGGCGGCAGGCATTGTGGAGGCCGCGGCGAATGTGAACATTACGGTGCCGCTTATCGTGCGCCTTCAGGGTACGAATGCGGAAGAAGGGCAGAAAATTCTACAGGAGAGCGGTCTCGAACTGGAGACGGCGGTGTTGCTGAAGGAGGCTGCTGCAAGGGTTACGCACGCACTCCACGGGACGGCGTGA
- a CDS encoding ROK family protein, producing MNQLAIGIDLGGTMIKAALVRRDEGFVVEKARDTEAVHGPDHVLDRIADLIRSVAAEAPDAAISGIGIGAPGAINWERTSVVQPPNLPGWGVVNLREALQARLGDDFPVFVENDANLAGLGSAHYGRGRPYPSFIMVTLGTGVGGAIIYDRKIFRGTTGAAAEIGHMTINFAGDIDRYGIAGSIEAYLGQKYLSRYGRHKLLTRHESIIHQMAGQDLQNLTPLMLYEAACSGDEPAREILRWAGHKLGVVLGASINLLDIRKVVVGGGLSAAGDFIIDAARKSIREYVIPDHRDEIEIVRETLGNEAGMLGAAHLVFQSLDEEAVRSPA from the coding sequence ATGAATCAGCTCGCAATAGGGATCGATCTTGGAGGAACCATGATCAAGGCGGCCCTTGTCCGGCGTGATGAGGGATTCGTCGTCGAGAAAGCGCGCGACACCGAGGCAGTCCACGGCCCCGATCATGTACTGGACCGTATTGCGGACCTTATCCGTTCTGTCGCGGCCGAGGCCCCGGATGCGGCAATCAGCGGCATCGGCATCGGAGCGCCGGGGGCAATCAACTGGGAGCGTACGTCGGTCGTACAACCGCCCAACCTGCCTGGATGGGGGGTCGTCAATCTCCGGGAAGCGCTGCAGGCGCGTCTGGGCGACGATTTCCCCGTATTCGTAGAAAACGACGCCAATCTGGCCGGGCTTGGTTCCGCACACTACGGTAGAGGACGCCCCTACCCTTCTTTCATCATGGTCACGCTGGGTACAGGGGTGGGCGGCGCCATCATTTACGACCGGAAGATATTCCGTGGAACCACCGGGGCCGCTGCGGAAATCGGGCATATGACGATCAATTTCGCAGGGGACATCGACCGATACGGCATCGCAGGTTCGATCGAGGCATACCTGGGGCAGAAGTACCTGTCCCGTTACGGACGCCACAAGTTGCTCACCCGGCACGAAAGCATCATTCACCAGATGGCGGGGCAGGATCTGCAGAACCTAACCCCCCTCATGCTCTACGAAGCAGCGTGCAGTGGGGACGAACCCGCCCGGGAAATCCTGAGATGGGCGGGCCACAAACTGGGCGTCGTGCTCGGGGCATCCATCAACCTTCTGGACATTCGTAAGGTAGTGGTAGGCGGCGGGCTTTCGGCCGCAGGGGATTTCATCATTGACGCAGCCCGGAAAAGCATTCGGGAATACGTCATCCCGGATCACCGGGACGAGATCGAAATCGTGCGAGAAACCCTCGGCAACGAAGCGGGTATGCTCGGAGCCGCCCATCTGGTCTTTCAGTCTCTCGACGAAGAAGCGGTCAGGTCGCCCGCATAA
- a CDS encoding ABC transporter ATP-binding protein, giving the protein MVESAVTLEGVTKRYGTTVAVDNVSLEVRAGEFFSLLGPSGCGKTTLLRVIGGFERPDAGTVRIAGRDMTSMPPRRRPTAMVFQNYALFPNMTVGENVAYGLRVRKVPLARRRERVREALRRVEMDALTDRPVTELSGGQQQRVALARAVAVEPDVLLFDEPLSNLDIALREQTRRELKVLQHRLGITSIYVTHDQQEALALSDRIGVMRAGRLVQSGDPERLYREPQTAYVAEFLGGSNIVRDRRLSARLAPQEKPPPGCVLSIRPEHFEVSPEGIEARLVSRQFLGTLTEWWVEMDGHLLRAWLDPQETFSEVVTLRPSSARWVLDDREETGRPGQE; this is encoded by the coding sequence ATGGTTGAATCGGCCGTGACGCTTGAAGGCGTTACGAAGCGGTACGGCACTACGGTGGCGGTGGATAACGTATCGCTGGAAGTAAGGGCGGGCGAATTCTTCTCGTTGCTTGGTCCTTCCGGGTGCGGCAAGACCACCTTATTGCGTGTAATAGGCGGTTTCGAGCGGCCTGATGCGGGCACGGTGCGCATTGCCGGCCGCGATATGACCAGCATGCCCCCGCGTCGCCGGCCCACCGCTATGGTGTTCCAGAACTACGCGCTTTTCCCCAATATGACCGTTGGAGAGAATGTGGCGTACGGGTTGCGTGTACGCAAAGTGCCACTGGCTCGCCGCCGGGAGCGCGTGCGCGAAGCACTCCGGCGAGTGGAGATGGACGCGTTGACAGACCGGCCTGTTACGGAGCTTTCCGGCGGGCAACAGCAACGGGTGGCTCTGGCGCGCGCCGTAGCCGTGGAGCCGGATGTACTGCTGTTCGACGAGCCTCTTTCCAACCTCGACATTGCGCTCCGCGAGCAAACTCGACGGGAATTGAAGGTGCTTCAGCATCGCTTGGGCATTACCAGTATCTATGTCACCCATGACCAGCAGGAGGCCCTGGCGTTGTCGGATCGAATCGGGGTCATGAGAGCGGGGCGCCTGGTGCAATCGGGCGATCCCGAGCGCTTGTACCGGGAGCCGCAGACGGCGTATGTGGCCGAGTTTCTTGGGGGGAGCAATATCGTGAGGGATCGCCGCCTTTCGGCGCGGCTGGCGCCGCAGGAGAAGCCGCCGCCGGGATGCGTTTTGTCTATCCGGCCGGAGCATTTCGAGGTGTCTCCGGAGGGTATCGAGGCGCGGCTTGTAAGCCGGCAGTTCCTGGGCACCCTGACCGAGTGGTGGGTGGAGATGGACGGACATCTCTTGCGGGCGTGGCTGGATCCGCAGGAGACCTTTTCGGAAGTCGTAACCCTGCGGCCCTCGTCGGCGCGGTGGGTCCTCGACGACCGGGAGGAAACCGGCCGGCCGGGCCAGGAATAG